The Caenorhabditis elegans chromosome II genome has a segment encoding these proteins:
- the F54D12.9 gene encoding DUF281 domain-containing protein (Confirmed by transcript evidence) yields the protein MKNLVLLAIVLISCCFVTITESKCLANLPESTPVPGDCSSYPTAKFLSQKDQRITYSFRTMPVSNDSPCIRGTPKCEVADPATCGQLSLHYITTSGESKAFDTLNNQSITEFLACQSDGLWGTTAAEKFTELWCECSLNP from the exons ATGAAGAACTTAGTTTTATTGGCTATTGTATTGATTTCCTGTTGTTTCGTGACTATTACCGAGTCAAAGTGTCTTGCAAACTTGCCAGAGTCAACTCCG GTCCCTGGAGACTGTAGTTCGTACCCGACAGCCAAATTTCTGAGTCAGAAAGACCAAAGAATAACGTATTCATTTCGAACAATGCCTGTGTCTAACGACTCTCCCTGTATTCGGGGCACTCCAAAATGTGAGGTCGCTGACCCCGCAACTTGTGGCCAGCTCTCTTTACAC TATATCACCACTTCGGGAGAGTCGAAAGCGTTCGATACGCTGAATAATCAATCGATTACTGAATTTCTCGCATGTCAAAGTGACGGGCTCTGGGGAACTACGGC GGCAGAGAAGTTCACCGAGTTGTGGTGCGAGTGCAGTTTGAACCCTTAA
- the F54D12.10 gene encoding PAN-3 domain-containing protein (Partially confirmed by transcript evidence), translating into MSSQTFLILFLFPITILSVFVSVRGSPVNSTSYVSKTFLNLTWKSCITRCVIVADCILVHSNSLNRCYLYAVGDIIQVRNDRDGYSIMNETVAFRMRNSPYKCSNRSSDMLFGVINLYNKDNITSYEITMSPTNEYYEIKYGRSKLLEISNV; encoded by the exons ATGAGCTCTCAGACCTTTCTAATCCTGTTTCTTTTCCCAATTACCATCCTATCAGTATTTGTATCGGTACGTGGATCACCGGTTAATTCGACAAGTTATGTCTCAAAAACTTTCTTGAATTTGACATGGAAATCTTGTATCACAAGATGTGTTATCGTGGCGGATTGTATTTTAGTTCACTCGAATAGTTTGAATAGATGTTATTTATACGCTGTCGGGGATATTATTCAAGTTAGGAATGACCGGGATGGGTACTCAATTATGAATGAAACAGTGGCTTTTAGG ATGCGAAACTCCCCGTATAAATGCTCCAATAGATCGAGTGATATGCTTTTTGGAGTGATAAACCTATATAACAAGGATAATATTACATCCTATGAAATTACAATGTCACCAACAAATGAGTATTATGAAATTAAATATGGTAGGTCGaaattacttgaaatttcaaatgtttaa